In the genome of Anguilla anguilla isolate fAngAng1 chromosome 15, fAngAng1.pri, whole genome shotgun sequence, the window ACAAGGCCCCTGAACTGCAGCCGGGCTGTGATAAAATCAGTACTCCAGACGTAGCTAAATGTGCATACCGTATGCACGCCGAGCTTAACCACACGCTGTTTCACCACAGGGCTCTCTCATTACCGCGATAATTATGGAGGACATGATGGATAATGACAGCTATTACTATGAGAACACCAGCGACTCGTTCAGCCTGGATGACCTGATGAACGGAGCGGAGTCCCCCTGCGTTCCCTGGACGCTGGGCTCCGGCAGCGTGGCGCTGGCCTGCGTCTACAGCGCCGTGTTCCTCTTCAGCCTGCTGGGGAACGGCCTGGTCATCTCCGTGGTGTCCTGCGTGAAGGGGGGCAGGAGCTCCACCGACGTGTACCTGATGAACCTGGCGGCGGCCGACCTGCTCTTCTCCGCCACGCTGCCCTTCTGGTGCGTGTACCTGCACTCCGGGTGGGTCTTCGGCGGCCCCCTCTGCAAGCTGCTCTCCGGCCTGCAGGAGGCGACGTTCTACGGCGGCGTCCTGCTGCTGAGCTGCATCAGCGTGGACCGCTACCTGGCCGTGGTGAAGGCCACGCAGCCCGTCTCCCGGAGGCGGAGCCTGGTGGGGACGGTGTGCGGCGCGGTgtggctgggggcggggctcctgGCCCTGCCCGCCCTGGTCCAGCGGCAGGCCTTCCGCCCGGGCAACGGGGCGCGCACCGTGTGCCACGAGCACCTAAGCG includes:
- the cxcr2 gene encoding C-X-C chemokine receptor type 1 isoform X2; translation: MEDMMDNDSYYYENTSDSFSLDDLMNGAESPCVPWTLGSGSVALACVYSAVFLFSLLGNGLVISVVSCVKGGRSSTDVYLMNLAAADLLFSATLPFWCVYLHSGWVFGGPLCKLLSGLQEATFYGGVLLLSCISVDRYLAVVKATQPVSRRRSLVGTVCGAVWLGAGLLALPALVQRQAFRPGNGARTVCHEHLSAGSMGEWRVGLRVLHHALGFFLPLAVMALCYGRVAAALSRARNRQKRRAVRVVLAVVLAFVACWLPRNVVVLADTLMRGGAVAETCALRRRLDLALQATEVLAFLHCALNPVLYAFIGQKFRGQLLRNLQARGLVGKGAQPACRRSSSNTTSFTL
- the cxcr2 gene encoding C-X-C chemokine receptor type 1 isoform X1 produces the protein MRNIPAACEITVAPTFTQRSPNVHPMEGSLITAIIMEDMMDNDSYYYENTSDSFSLDDLMNGAESPCVPWTLGSGSVALACVYSAVFLFSLLGNGLVISVVSCVKGGRSSTDVYLMNLAAADLLFSATLPFWCVYLHSGWVFGGPLCKLLSGLQEATFYGGVLLLSCISVDRYLAVVKATQPVSRRRSLVGTVCGAVWLGAGLLALPALVQRQAFRPGNGARTVCHEHLSAGSMGEWRVGLRVLHHALGFFLPLAVMALCYGRVAAALSRARNRQKRRAVRVVLAVVLAFVACWLPRNVVVLADTLMRGGAVAETCALRRRLDLALQATEVLAFLHCALNPVLYAFIGQKFRGQLLRNLQARGLVGKGAQPACRRSSSNTTSFTL